One Methylobacterium sp. 77 DNA window includes the following coding sequences:
- a CDS encoding DUF3429 domain-containing protein, with protein sequence MRPDDRRTLTVSEPRAIPWLSIVFGYGPMLPFAFGAAFAWWRRDDLGDAILYLTILWGCAILLFLSGVRRGVSFRTEGGPSFTQIATMIGLFSLGFVALLAASLGQTVTALALLIAGFTAVAILDPVAARSGEAPLFFARLRPTQIPIAILGLCALLALKL encoded by the coding sequence ATGAGGCCGGACGACAGACGCACGCTCACCGTCAGCGAACCCCGCGCGATCCCCTGGCTCAGCATCGTGTTCGGCTACGGACCGATGCTGCCCTTCGCCTTCGGCGCGGCCTTCGCCTGGTGGCGGCGCGACGATCTCGGAGATGCGATCCTCTACCTCACCATCCTGTGGGGCTGCGCCATCCTGCTGTTCCTGTCGGGTGTGCGTCGCGGCGTCAGCTTCCGCACCGAGGGCGGCCCGAGCTTCACCCAGATCGCCACCATGATCGGCCTGTTCAGTCTCGGCTTCGTGGCGCTCCTCGCCGCCTCCCTCGGCCAGACCGTGACGGCGCTCGCCCTCCTGATCGCCGGTTTCACCGCGGTGGCGATCCTCGATCCCGTCGCCGCCCGCAGCGGAGAGGCGCCGCTCTTCTTCGCGCGCCTGCGCCCGACTCAGATCCCCATCGCCATCCTCGGCCTGTGCGCGCTGCTGGCCCTGAAGCTCTGA
- a CDS encoding MFS transporter, translated as MSNATPFGSLSNAVAAPLARRNVHYGWVVAGVTFLTMLVTAGAVGAPGVLILPLQKEFGWDTATISSALAVRFVLFGLMGPFAAQLMNRYGPRRIVLLALLLIVGGLLASLFMSEVWQLVLLWGVVVGIGTGLTALVLGATIATRWFSRSRGLVVGLLTASSATGQLVVLPLLAALTEALGWRAALLVICGLLLTAGLAVTALMRDRPEEMGLAPYGDTAAAGSRQAPVAMAGSALGVLREASRTSVFWVLFATFFICGASTNGLIQTHFIPLCADYGIGPVQGASVLAAMGVFDFVGTVASGWLSDRYDNRWLLFWYYGLRGLSLMFLPFSDFSFVGLSVFAAFYGLDWIATVPPTVRLTATRFGREKANLVFGWVFAGHQLGAATIAYGAGLSRTALSSYLPAFFAAGALCCLAAILVMTLSRPGERRDGAAAAVPAKG; from the coding sequence ATGTCCAACGCCACCCCATTCGGCTCGTTGTCGAACGCCGTTGCCGCCCCCCTCGCCCGGCGGAACGTCCATTACGGCTGGGTCGTCGCCGGCGTCACCTTCCTCACCATGCTGGTGACGGCGGGAGCCGTCGGCGCACCGGGCGTGCTGATCCTGCCGCTTCAGAAGGAGTTCGGCTGGGACACGGCGACGATCTCCTCGGCGCTCGCCGTCCGCTTCGTCCTGTTCGGCCTGATGGGGCCCTTCGCCGCCCAGCTGATGAACCGCTACGGCCCGCGCCGCATCGTGCTCCTGGCGCTGCTCCTCATCGTCGGCGGCCTGCTCGCGTCCCTGTTCATGAGCGAGGTCTGGCAGCTCGTCCTGCTCTGGGGGGTCGTGGTCGGAATCGGCACCGGCCTGACCGCCCTGGTCCTCGGCGCCACCATCGCGACCCGTTGGTTCTCCCGCTCGCGCGGCCTCGTCGTCGGCCTCCTCACCGCGAGTTCCGCCACGGGCCAGCTCGTCGTGCTTCCGCTGCTCGCCGCCCTCACCGAGGCGCTCGGCTGGCGCGCGGCGCTCCTCGTGATCTGCGGCCTCCTGCTGACGGCAGGGCTCGCCGTGACGGCCCTGATGCGCGACCGGCCGGAGGAGATGGGTCTGGCGCCCTATGGCGACACCGCCGCCGCCGGGTCGAGGCAGGCACCGGTCGCCATGGCCGGCTCCGCCCTCGGTGTCCTGCGGGAGGCGTCGCGCACGAGCGTGTTCTGGGTGCTGTTCGCCACGTTCTTCATCTGCGGAGCCAGCACGAACGGGCTGATCCAGACCCATTTCATCCCGCTCTGTGCCGATTACGGCATCGGCCCGGTGCAGGGGGCGAGTGTGCTCGCGGCGATGGGCGTGTTCGATTTCGTCGGCACCGTCGCCTCGGGATGGCTCTCCGACCGCTACGACAACCGTTGGCTCCTGTTCTGGTATTACGGCCTGCGCGGCCTCTCGCTGATGTTCCTGCCGTTCTCGGATTTCTCCTTCGTCGGCCTGTCCGTCTTCGCCGCCTTCTACGGGCTCGACTGGATCGCCACGGTACCGCCCACGGTCAGGCTCACCGCCACCCGGTTCGGCCGCGAGAAGGCCAACCTCGTCTTCGGCTGGGTGTTCGCGGGTCACCAATTGGGTGCGGCGACCATCGCTTACGGCGCCGGCCTCTCGCGCACCGCCCTGTCGAGCTACCTGCCGGCCTTCTTCGCCGCGGGCGCCCTGTGCTGCCTCGCGGCCATCCTGGTCATGACCCTGTCGCGTCCGGGCGAGCGCCGGGACGGGGCCGCCGCCGCCGTTCCAGCGAAGGGGTAG
- a CDS encoding MarR family winged helix-turn-helix transcriptional regulator, with protein MDQPAPTSPCHCITLRQASRRLTQHYDHHLAPSGLRASQYGVLRGLSRVAPISINAFAEIMVMDRTTMGRALRPLTRDGLVAVGPGPDGRTRSLTVTTAGWARMEEALPLWERAQRSFEESYGTAPASDLHRAVARVARSDLSLAG; from the coding sequence ATGGACCAACCGGCGCCGACCTCGCCGTGCCACTGCATCACCCTTCGGCAGGCGTCGCGGCGACTGACGCAGCATTACGACCACCACCTTGCCCCCAGCGGCCTGCGCGCCAGCCAATACGGCGTGTTGCGCGGTCTGAGCCGCGTCGCGCCGATTTCCATCAACGCCTTCGCCGAGATCATGGTGATGGACCGGACCACGATGGGCCGCGCCCTGCGGCCCCTGACCCGGGACGGTCTCGTCGCCGTCGGTCCGGGGCCGGACGGCCGCACCCGGTCCCTGACCGTCACCACAGCGGGATGGGCGCGGATGGAGGAGGCGCTGCCCCTCTGGGAGCGGGCGCAGCGATCGTTCGAGGAGAGTTACGGGACTGCACCGGCAAGCGACCTGCACCGGGCGGTTGCCCGCGTGGCGAGGTCCGACCTGTCCTTGGCCGGGTGA
- a CDS encoding Crp/Fnr family transcriptional regulator, which yields MGLDDDIAILAAAPLFGFMGRDALRLLSFAAERRGLMPGDVLFARDERTDGGFVVMSGTIELAPRVADAEPISVGRSALIGRMALFLRGDRPTDARAVTAAEVMRITPTLMRRVLEEFPDAADAIHGALADDLSELAQGLDRVRARIDAT from the coding sequence TTGGGGCTCGACGACGACATCGCGATCCTGGCGGCCGCCCCCCTGTTCGGCTTCATGGGGCGAGACGCCCTGAGGCTCCTCTCCTTCGCAGCCGAGCGCCGCGGCCTGATGCCGGGAGACGTCCTGTTCGCCCGTGACGAACGCACCGATGGCGGCTTCGTGGTGATGTCGGGGACGATCGAGCTGGCGCCGCGCGTCGCCGACGCCGAGCCCATCAGCGTCGGCCGTTCCGCGCTGATCGGACGGATGGCGCTGTTCCTGCGCGGCGACCGCCCCACCGATGCCCGCGCCGTCACGGCGGCGGAGGTCATGCGCATCACCCCGACCCTGATGCGCCGCGTGCTCGAGGAATTCCCGGATGCGGCCGACGCCATCCATGGCGCCCTCGCCGACGACCTCAGCGAGCTGGCGCAAGGGCTCGATCGCGTTCGCGCCAGGATCGATGCCACCTGA
- the hisS gene encoding histidine--tRNA ligase, with amino-acid sequence MAKAESEKAASTKAETLKARLPRGFVDRRTDEIAAQHRMLETIRQSFELYGFEALETPFVEYTESLGKFLPDLDRPNEGVFSFQDDDESWLSLRYDLTAPLARHVAEHFDAIPKPYRSFRAGYVFRNEKPGPGRFRQFMQCDADIVGAGSVAADAEICMLMADTLEKLGLSGQYVVKVNNRKVLDGVMEAIGLAGEDKAGQRLTVLRAIDKLDRLGVDGVRQLLGEGRKDESGDVTKGAGLAPEAIERILAYVSFQAAPDAQGDRMAFWEQFFGSWSDVVGSSETGREGIAELHAIMRLCAAAGYGHDRVRADPSVVRGLEYYTGPVYEAELTFPVTNEDGQTVRFGSVAGGGRYDGLVGRFRAEPVPATGFSIGVSRLMSALQLIKSPLLEGTAKPGPVVVLVLDRDNIADYQRLVSRLREAGIRAELYLGSSGMKAQMKYADRRSSPCAIIQGSNEREAGEVQVKDLIEGAKAAGAIASNAEWKAARPAQFSVKEDEMVERVREVLARHF; translated from the coding sequence ATGGCCAAGGCCGAATCCGAGAAGGCCGCCTCCACGAAGGCCGAGACATTGAAGGCGCGCCTGCCGCGCGGCTTCGTCGACCGCCGCACCGACGAGATCGCCGCGCAGCACCGGATGCTGGAGACGATCCGCCAGAGCTTCGAGCTCTACGGGTTCGAGGCGCTGGAGACCCCCTTCGTCGAGTACACCGAGTCGCTCGGCAAGTTCCTGCCCGACCTCGACCGCCCGAACGAGGGCGTGTTCTCGTTCCAGGACGACGACGAATCCTGGCTGTCGCTCCGCTACGACCTCACCGCGCCGCTCGCCCGCCACGTGGCCGAGCATTTCGACGCGATCCCGAAGCCTTACCGCAGCTTCCGCGCCGGCTACGTCTTCCGCAACGAGAAGCCGGGCCCGGGCCGCTTCCGCCAGTTCATGCAATGCGATGCCGACATCGTCGGTGCCGGCTCCGTCGCGGCCGATGCCGAGATCTGCATGCTGATGGCCGACACGCTGGAGAAGCTCGGCCTGTCCGGCCAGTACGTCGTCAAGGTCAACAACCGGAAGGTGCTCGACGGCGTCATGGAGGCGATCGGCCTGGCAGGCGAGGACAAGGCCGGCCAGCGTCTCACCGTGCTGCGCGCCATCGACAAGCTCGACCGGCTCGGCGTTGACGGCGTGCGCCAGCTCCTCGGCGAGGGCCGCAAGGACGAGAGCGGCGACGTCACCAAGGGAGCGGGCCTCGCCCCCGAGGCGATCGAGCGGATTCTCGCCTACGTCTCGTTCCAGGCAGCCCCCGATGCGCAGGGCGACCGGATGGCCTTCTGGGAGCAGTTCTTCGGCTCCTGGAGCGACGTCGTCGGCTCCTCCGAGACCGGCCGCGAGGGCATCGCCGAGCTGCACGCCATCATGCGGCTCTGCGCGGCGGCAGGCTACGGCCACGACCGCGTCAGGGCCGACCCCTCCGTGGTGCGCGGCCTCGAATACTATACCGGCCCGGTCTACGAGGCCGAACTGACCTTCCCCGTCACCAACGAGGACGGCCAGACCGTGCGCTTCGGATCGGTGGCGGGCGGCGGCCGCTATGACGGCCTCGTCGGCCGCTTCCGCGCCGAGCCCGTGCCCGCGACCGGCTTCTCCATCGGCGTCTCGCGCCTGATGTCGGCCCTGCAGCTGATCAAGAGCCCGCTTCTCGAGGGCACCGCGAAGCCCGGCCCGGTGGTGGTGCTGGTCCTCGACCGCGACAACATCGCCGATTACCAGCGCCTCGTGTCGCGCCTGCGCGAAGCCGGCATCCGCGCCGAGCTCTATCTCGGCAGCTCCGGCATGAAGGCGCAGATGAAATACGCCGACCGCCGCAGCTCACCCTGTGCCATCATCCAGGGCTCGAACGAGCGGGAGGCCGGCGAGGTCCAGGTCAAGGATCTGATCGAGGGCGCCAAGGCAGCGGGCGCCATCGCCAGCAACGCGGAGTGGAAGGCGGCTCGCCCGGCGCAGTTCTCGGTCAAGGAAGACGAGATGGTCGAGCGCGTCCGCGAGGTGCTGGCCCGGCATTTCTGA
- a CDS encoding Smr/MutS family protein — protein sequence MRLPRRPRGLSGEDAYLWGEIARLITPLRGRAVQKAKALPSGAPVPPRKTSETQAPDAKAVTGKAVAGKAVATKPVAAKTSLPMPVPAHAPLKAPPKRVVKPTPPPSTVAAAMVVTAPALPGLERKARLALRRGSLKVEARIDLHGMYQAEAHGALVGFLMRCRSAGHAHVLVVTGKGGGAGYDDAFSERGVLRRSVPHWLRSPELRSIVIGFEEAARHHGGAGALYVRLRRR from the coding sequence ATGAGGCTGCCACGCAGACCCCGCGGCCTCTCGGGCGAGGATGCCTACCTCTGGGGCGAGATCGCGCGGCTGATCACCCCGTTGCGCGGGCGCGCCGTGCAGAAGGCCAAGGCCTTGCCGAGCGGCGCTCCAGTCCCGCCACGGAAGACGTCGGAGACGCAGGCCCCCGACGCCAAGGCGGTCACGGGCAAGGCCGTCGCGGGCAAGGCCGTGGCAACCAAGCCGGTCGCGGCCAAGACCTCGTTGCCGATGCCCGTCCCCGCCCATGCGCCGCTCAAGGCACCTCCAAAACGCGTCGTGAAGCCGACACCTCCGCCGTCGACCGTTGCGGCGGCCATGGTCGTCACGGCTCCGGCCCTACCCGGTCTCGAACGCAAGGCGCGCCTCGCCCTGCGACGGGGGTCTCTCAAGGTGGAGGCGCGGATCGATCTCCACGGGATGTATCAGGCCGAAGCCCACGGGGCCCTCGTGGGCTTTCTGATGCGCTGCCGCTCGGCGGGCCACGCCCATGTCCTCGTCGTCACCGGCAAGGGCGGCGGGGCGGGCTATGACGACGCGTTCTCGGAGCGTGGCGTCCTGCGCCGCAGCGTTCCCCATTGGTTGCGCTCGCCGGAACTGCGCAGCATCGTCATCGGGTTCGAGGAGGCCGCGCGCCATCACGGCGGCGCCGGTGCCCTCTACGTGCGGCTCAGGCGGCGCTGA
- the dapD gene encoding 2,3,4,5-tetrahydropyridine-2,6-dicarboxylate N-succinyltransferase, whose protein sequence is MSHADLATTIETAWEERAGIDTSTKGAVRDAVDEALDLLDSGKVRVAEKAGEEWQVNQWLKKAVLLSFRLNDMEIIHGGPDGANWWDKVPSKFEGWKKKHFREAGFRAVPGCIVRRGSYIAPGAVLMPSFVNLGAHVGEGTMVDTWVTIGSCAQVGKNCHISGGAGIAGVLEPLQANPVIIEDDCFIGARAEVAEGVIVGQGSVLSMGVYIGASTKIIDRATGEVMYGRVPPYSVVVSGTTPGKDLPDGSPGPGLYCAVIVKRVDAGTRSKTAINELLRT, encoded by the coding sequence ATGTCCCACGCCGACCTCGCCACCACCATCGAGACCGCCTGGGAGGAGCGCGCCGGAATCGACACCTCCACCAAGGGCGCCGTGCGCGACGCCGTGGACGAGGCCCTCGACCTGCTCGATTCCGGCAAGGTCCGCGTGGCCGAGAAGGCCGGCGAGGAGTGGCAGGTCAATCAGTGGCTCAAGAAGGCGGTGCTGCTGTCCTTCCGCCTCAACGACATGGAGATCATCCATGGCGGTCCCGATGGCGCCAATTGGTGGGACAAGGTGCCGTCGAAGTTCGAGGGCTGGAAGAAGAAGCACTTCCGCGAGGCGGGCTTCCGCGCGGTGCCGGGCTGCATCGTGCGCCGCGGCTCCTACATCGCGCCCGGCGCCGTGCTGATGCCGTCCTTCGTCAACCTCGGCGCCCATGTGGGCGAGGGTACGATGGTCGACACCTGGGTGACGATCGGCTCCTGCGCACAGGTCGGAAAGAACTGCCACATCTCCGGCGGCGCCGGCATCGCCGGCGTGCTCGAGCCGCTCCAGGCCAATCCGGTCATCATCGAGGACGATTGCTTCATCGGCGCCCGCGCCGAGGTGGCCGAGGGCGTGATCGTCGGCCAGGGCAGCGTGCTGTCCATGGGCGTCTATATCGGCGCCTCCACCAAGATCATCGACCGCGCGACGGGCGAGGTCATGTATGGCCGCGTGCCGCCCTACTCGGTGGTGGTCTCGGGCACCACGCCCGGCAAGGACCTGCCGGACGGCAGCCCCGGCCCCGGCCTCTACTGCGCCGTCATCGTCAAGCGCGTCGATGCCGGCACCCGCTCCAAGACCGCCATCAACGAGCTTCTGCGCACCTGA
- the secB gene encoding protein-export chaperone SecB, with amino-acid sequence MADTPAPNGNGAAPAEDQSPAINALAQYAKDLSFENPNAPRSLQPQESGPQINIQVNVNAKQLAEADFEVELTLEGDAKINNEVLFAFELNYAGIFRMRNIPQDQLHPAVMIECPRLLFPFARQIIAEAVRNGGFPPLYIDPIDFVGLYRQKAFEAQNQQGDQTGPLAS; translated from the coding sequence ATGGCCGACACCCCGGCACCGAACGGCAACGGCGCGGCTCCCGCCGAAGACCAGTCGCCCGCCATCAATGCGCTGGCCCAGTACGCCAAGGATCTCTCCTTCGAGAACCCGAACGCGCCGCGCTCGCTCCAGCCGCAGGAAAGCGGCCCGCAGATCAACATCCAGGTCAACGTCAATGCCAAGCAGTTGGCCGAGGCCGATTTCGAGGTCGAGCTGACCCTGGAAGGCGATGCCAAGATCAACAACGAGGTTCTGTTCGCGTTCGAGCTGAACTATGCCGGCATCTTCCGCATGCGCAACATCCCGCAGGACCAGCTCCACCCGGCGGTGATGATCGAGTGCCCGCGCCTGCTGTTCCCGTTCGCGCGCCAGATCATCGCAGAGGCCGTGCGCAACGGCGGCTTCCCGCCGCTCTACATCGATCCGATCGATTTCGTCGGTCTCTACCGCCAGAAGGCCTTCGAGGCGCAGAACCAGCAGGGCGATCAGACCGGCCCCCTCGCCTCCTGA
- a CDS encoding response regulator transcription factor: MSTTHRLLICDDDASLRETLIEQLDLYEEFIVLGAEDAKTALARVTEERIDLAIMDVGLPDMDGREAVRIMRRNGYRGPVIMLSAQDSEQDTVEGLEAGANDYVGKPFKFAVLLARIRAHLRSHEASEDAVFQIGPYTFRPGAKLLVCERGSKLKLTEKETAILRFLYRAGREVVGRDTLLAEVWGYNAQVTTHTLETHIYRLRQKIEPNPAVTAILVTEGGGYKLLP, from the coding sequence ATGTCGACCACCCATCGCCTGCTCATCTGCGACGACGACGCGTCCTTGCGCGAAACGCTGATCGAGCAGCTCGATCTCTACGAGGAATTCATCGTTCTCGGCGCGGAGGATGCGAAGACCGCCCTCGCCCGCGTGACCGAGGAGCGGATCGATCTCGCGATCATGGATGTCGGCCTCCCGGACATGGACGGGCGCGAGGCGGTGCGGATCATGCGCCGCAACGGCTATCGCGGCCCGGTCATCATGCTGAGCGCCCAGGATTCGGAACAGGATACGGTCGAAGGCCTGGAAGCCGGCGCCAACGATTATGTCGGCAAGCCGTTCAAGTTCGCCGTGCTGCTCGCCCGCATCCGCGCGCATCTGCGCAGCCACGAGGCGAGCGAGGACGCCGTCTTCCAGATCGGCCCCTACACGTTCCGCCCCGGCGCCAAGCTTCTCGTCTGCGAACGCGGTTCGAAGCTGAAACTCACGGAGAAGGAGACCGCGATCCTGCGGTTCCTCTACCGTGCCGGCCGCGAGGTGGTGGGACGCGACACGCTGCTCGCCGAGGTCTGGGGCTACAACGCGCAGGTCACCACGCACACGCTGGAGACCCACATCTATCGCCTGCGCCAGAAGATCGAGCCGAACCCGGCCGTCACCGCAATCCTCGTCACCGAAGGCGGCGGCTACAAGCTGTTGCCCTGA
- a CDS encoding L,D-transpeptidase family protein, whose protein sequence is MISKRPIRTTLTHIRVRRLVGDPTRGQILAGGAIIPCALGRSGIGQVKREGDGKSPRGRFRLRAGAYRPDHFGARPRTTLGLRPTRRSDGWCDDPRDRRYNRPITLPTPHVSAERMWREDGLYDLVVDLDYNRQPIRPGRGSAIFLHVARAGYLPTEGCVAVKRTDLVRLLRRVGARTHLDIL, encoded by the coding sequence ATGATCTCCAAACGTCCGATCCGTACGACGCTCACTCACATCCGTGTCCGCCGGCTCGTCGGTGATCCGACCCGCGGGCAGATCCTCGCCGGTGGCGCGATCATCCCCTGCGCGCTCGGCCGCTCGGGCATCGGTCAGGTGAAGCGGGAAGGGGACGGCAAGTCTCCGAGGGGGCGATTTCGCCTCCGGGCCGGTGCCTATCGCCCGGACCATTTCGGAGCGCGTCCACGCACCACGCTGGGCTTGCGCCCGACGCGACGGAGCGACGGCTGGTGCGACGACCCGCGCGACCGGCGCTACAACCGCCCGATCACCCTGCCCACGCCCCATGTGAGCGCCGAGCGGATGTGGCGGGAGGACGGTCTCTACGATCTCGTGGTCGATCTCGACTACAATCGCCAGCCGATCCGGCCGGGCCGCGGCTCGGCGATCTTTCTCCATGTGGCGCGGGCGGGATACCTGCCGACGGAGGGCTGCGTCGCGGTGAAGCGCACCGATCTCGTCCGGCTTCTGCGGCGCGTCGGAGCGCGCACGCATCTGGACATCCTGTGA
- a CDS encoding Tim44/TimA family putative adaptor protein, with protein MQDSFDLTTLIFLALAVFVIWRLRSVLGQKTGTERSPFKPVDRSRNPAAPARPEGDNVVRLPGADRAQPQSDSAPAPVSEVRDWRGIAEPGSAVAHGLEAVVQVEPNFDPRSFVEGAKGAYEAIVIAFAKGDRKTLRSLLSREVCEGFEREITARETRRETVETTFVSLDKAEIVAVDVRNRVAQVTVRFLSHLITATRSAEGQVIDGNAEAVAEVPDVWTFARTLGSRDPNWQLVATEAGA; from the coding sequence ATGCAGGATTCTTTCGATTTGACGACCCTGATCTTTCTGGCGCTGGCGGTGTTCGTCATCTGGCGGCTCCGCTCGGTGCTGGGGCAGAAGACCGGAACCGAGCGCTCGCCGTTCAAGCCGGTCGACAGGAGCCGCAATCCGGCAGCGCCGGCGCGGCCGGAGGGCGACAACGTGGTGCGGCTCCCGGGGGCCGACCGGGCTCAGCCCCAATCCGATTCGGCGCCGGCCCCCGTGTCCGAAGTCCGTGATTGGCGCGGCATCGCCGAGCCGGGCTCGGCTGTCGCGCACGGGCTCGAAGCCGTCGTTCAGGTCGAGCCGAATTTCGACCCCCGCTCCTTCGTCGAAGGCGCCAAGGGAGCCTACGAGGCCATCGTGATCGCCTTCGCCAAGGGAGACCGCAAGACCCTGCGCAGCCTGCTCTCGCGCGAAGTCTGCGAGGGGTTCGAGCGTGAGATCACGGCCCGTGAGACGCGCCGCGAGACGGTGGAGACCACCTTCGTCTCCCTCGACAAGGCGGAGATCGTGGCCGTGGACGTGCGCAACCGCGTGGCGCAGGTGACCGTGCGGTTCCTGTCGCACCTCATCACCGCGACCCGCAGTGCCGAGGGCCAGGTGATCGACGGCAATGCCGAGGCGGTGGCCGAGGTGCCGGACGTGTGGACCTTCGCCCGCACCCTGGGCAGCCGCGATCCAAACTGGCAGCTCGTCGCCACGGAAGCCGGCGCCTGA
- a CDS encoding MltA domain-containing protein, whose amino-acid sequence MALVGAFLPGPVAFAAGPLRVGEAVLEPVDLATLPGFPGSDPAASLETFRRTCSAPPVVIAPSVTGLAEDLAAACARAATVGPEEAVAFLTGSFEAYRIVRPGEVGGPPRRTGFLTGYFEPELTGALSAEPGFTTPALARPDDLVSLAPGETLPGLDPALRAARATGTGFEPYPDRAAIEDGGIGDRTRPLLYLRDPVDLFVLQVQGSGRVRLPDGRAVRVLYDGRNGQPYTSVAKLIVQAGHLPLEGLTLARWTGWLRAHPKLAKPLMRANASYIFFRLAEVEDPSLGPPGAAGVPLTPGRSIAVDSTLWRYGTPFWLEGRIAGDGAPGRLVIAADTGSAIVGPARGDLYLGTGEAAGIAAGDLREAVGFIVLLPKPRAGPSSGPAAPAGIP is encoded by the coding sequence CTGGCTCTTGTCGGAGCATTCCTTCCCGGCCCGGTCGCTTTCGCGGCCGGGCCGCTTCGCGTCGGTGAGGCGGTTCTCGAACCCGTCGATCTCGCCACCCTGCCGGGTTTTCCCGGCTCCGATCCGGCCGCTTCCCTCGAGACGTTCCGGCGCACCTGCTCGGCACCCCCGGTCGTGATCGCTCCGAGCGTTACCGGCTTGGCGGAGGACCTCGCCGCGGCCTGCGCCCGCGCGGCCACGGTCGGGCCCGAGGAGGCCGTGGCCTTCCTCACGGGGAGTTTCGAAGCCTATCGCATCGTCAGGCCGGGCGAGGTGGGGGGCCCGCCGCGGAGGACGGGCTTCCTCACCGGCTATTTCGAGCCGGAGCTGACCGGCGCGCTTTCCGCCGAACCTGGTTTCACCACCCCTGCCCTCGCCCGGCCCGACGACCTCGTCAGCCTCGCCCCCGGCGAGACGTTGCCGGGGTTGGACCCGGCGTTACGGGCCGCACGGGCGACGGGGACCGGATTCGAGCCCTATCCCGATCGTGCCGCCATCGAGGATGGCGGGATCGGCGACCGTACCCGTCCGTTGCTGTACCTGCGCGACCCGGTCGATCTGTTCGTGCTCCAGGTCCAGGGCTCGGGACGGGTGCGCCTGCCGGACGGGCGAGCGGTGCGCGTACTCTATGACGGGCGCAACGGGCAGCCCTATACCTCGGTGGCCAAGCTCATCGTTCAGGCCGGGCACCTGCCCCTCGAAGGGCTGACGCTCGCGCGCTGGACCGGCTGGCTTCGCGCCCATCCGAAACTCGCCAAGCCGCTGATGCGGGCCAATGCCTCCTACATCTTCTTCCGCCTCGCCGAGGTGGAGGATCCGAGCCTCGGGCCTCCGGGCGCGGCCGGCGTTCCGCTGACGCCCGGCCGCAGCATCGCCGTCGATTCCACCCTGTGGCGCTACGGAACGCCGTTCTGGCTCGAAGGACGGATCGCCGGAGACGGCGCACCGGGGCGTCTCGTAATCGCCGCCGATACCGGCTCGGCCATCGTCGGCCCGGCACGGGGAGACCTCTATCTCGGTACCGGCGAAGCGGCGGGGATCGCCGCCGGCGATCTGCGCGAGGCGGTCGGTTTCATCGTCCTGCTGCCGAAGCCGCGTGCGGGGCCCTCCTCCGGCCCGGCCGCCCCGGCTGGCATTCCATGA
- a CDS encoding YARHG domain-containing protein gives MRPLVILCLALLPASPALAAFPCDELWGERNAVYAEAGYCFKTPRGIAAFGNEKCRFSDIRDVPLSARDRAKVAEIVRDEARSGCRD, from the coding sequence ATGCGCCCTCTCGTGATTCTCTGCCTCGCCTTGCTGCCGGCCTCCCCGGCATTGGCGGCATTCCCCTGCGACGAACTCTGGGGCGAGCGGAACGCGGTCTATGCGGAGGCGGGATACTGCTTCAAGACCCCGCGCGGGATCGCGGCCTTCGGCAACGAGAAATGCCGCTTCTCCGACATCCGCGACGTCCCGCTCTCCGCCCGCGATCGCGCGAAGGTCGCCGAGATCGTGCGGGACGAAGCCCGCAGCGGCTGCCGCGATTGA